From Symphalangus syndactylus isolate Jambi chromosome 17, NHGRI_mSymSyn1-v2.1_pri, whole genome shotgun sequence, one genomic window encodes:
- the SENP5 gene encoding sentrin-specific protease 5 isoform X4: MKKQRKILWRKGIHLAFSEKWNTGFGGFKKFYFHQHLCILKAKLGRPVTWNRQLRHFQGRKKALQIQKTWIKDEPLCAKTKFNVATQNVSTLSSKVKRKDTKHFISSSRTLLRLQAEKLLASAKNSDHEYCREKNLLKAVTDFPSNSALGQANGHRPRTDPQASDFPMKFNGESQSPGESGTIVVTLSNHKRKGFCYGCCQGPEHHRNGGPLIPKKFQLNQHRRIKLSPLMMYEKLSMIRFRYRILRSQHFRTKSKVCKLRKAQRSWVQKVTGDHQETRRENGEGGSCSPFPSPEPKDPSCRHQPYFPDMDSNAVVKGTNSHVPDCHTKGSSFLGKELSLDEAFPDQQNGSATNAWDQSSCSSPKWECTELIHDIPLPEHRSNTMFISETEREIMTLGQENQTSSVSDDRVKLSVSGAGTSVSSVDGPVSQKAVQNENSYQMEEDGSLKQNILSSELLDHPYCKSPLEAPLVCSGLKLENQAGDGKNSQKASPVDDEQLSVCLSGFLDEVMKKYGSLVPLSEKEVLGRLKDVFNEDFSNRKPFINREITNYRARHQKCNFRIFYNKHMLDMDDLATLDGQNWLNDQVINMYGELIMDAVPDKVHFFNSFFHRQLVTKGYNGVKRWTKKVKGQQMEAAVFWWFG; this comes from the exons atgaaaaaacagaggaaaattCTATGGAGGAAAGGAATCCACTTAGCTTTTTCTGAGAAATGGAATACTGGGTTTGGAGGCTTTAAGAAGTTTTATTTTCACCAACACTTGTGCATTCTGAAAGCTAAGCTGGGAAGGCCAGTTACTTGGAATAGACAGTTGAGACATTTCCAGGGTAGAAAGAAAGCTCTTCAAATCCAGAAAACGTGGATCAAGGATGAACCCCTTTGTGCTAAGACCAAGTTCAATGTGGCTACTCAAAATGTTAGTACTTTGTCCTCTAAAGTGAAAAGAAAGGACACTAAACACTTCATTTCCTCCTCAAGGACTCTCCTGAGACTCCAAGCAGAGAAGTTGTTGGCATCAGCAAAGAATTCTGACCATGAATACTGCAGAGAGAAAAATCTCTTGAAGGCAGTTACTGACTTTCCATCAAATAGTGCTTTAGGTCAGGCCAATGGTCACAGACCTAGGACAGACCCACAAGCTTCTGACTTTCCCATGAAGTTCAATGGGGAGAGCCAAAGTCCAGGTGAGAGTGGCACGATTGTGGTCACCTTGAGCAACCATAAGAGAAAGGGCTTTTGTTACGGCTGCTGCCAAGGGCCGGAGCACCACAGGAATGGGGGACCTTTGATTCCAAAAAAGTTCCAACTTAACCAacatagaagaataaaattatctcCTCTTATGATGTATGAGAAATTATCCATGATTAGATTTCGGTACAGGATTCTCagatcccagcacttcagaaccAAAAGCAAGGTTTGCAAGCTAAGAAAAGCCCAGCGAAGCTGGGTACAGAAGGTCACTGGGGACCATCAAGAGACTCGTAGGGAGAACGGTGAGGGTGGCAGTTGCAGCCCATTTCCTTCCCCAGAACCTAAAGACCCTTCTTGTCGGCATCAGCCGTACTTTCCAGATATGGACAGCAATGCTGTGGTGAAGGGGACGAACTCTCATGTGCCTGATTGCCACACTAAAGGAAGCTCTTTCTTGGGCAAGGAGCTTAGTTTAGATGAAGCATTCCCTGACCAACAGAATGGCAGTGCCACAAACGCCTGGGACCAGTCATCCTGTTCTTCTCCTAAGTGGGAGTGTACAGAGCTGATTCATGACATCCCCTTACCAGAACATCGTTCTAATACCATGTTCATTTCAGAAACTGAAAGAGAAATTATGACTCTGGGTCAGGAAAATCAGACAAGTTCTGTCAGTGATGACAGAGTAAAACTGTCAGTGTCTGGAGCAGGTACATCTGTGAGTAGCGTAGATGGGCCTGTGTCCCAAAAGGCTGTTCAAAATGAGAACTCATACCAGATGGAGGAGGATGGATCTCTCAAGCAGAACATTCTTAGTTCTGAGTTGCTGGACCACCCTTACTGTAAAAGTCCACTGGAGGCTCCCTTGGTGTGCAGTGGACTCAAACTAGAAAATCAAGCAGGAGATGGAAAGAACAGTCAAAAAGCCTCTCCAGTGGATGATGAACAGCTGTCAGTCTGTCTTTCTG GATTCCTAGATGAGGTTATGAAGAAGTATGGCAGTTTGGTTCCACTCAGTGAAAAAGAAGTCCTTGGAAGATTAAAAGATGTCTTTAATGAAGACTTTTCTAATAG AAAACCATTTATCAATAGAGAAATAACAAACTATCGGGCCAGACATCAAAAATGTAACTTCCGTATCTTCTATAATAAACACATGCTAGATATGGACGACCTGGCGACTCTGGATGGTCAGAACTGGCTGAATGACCAG GTCATTAATATGTATGGTGAGCTGATAATGGATGCAGTCCCAGACAAA GTTCACTTCTTCAACAGCTTTTTCCATAGACAGCTGGTAACCAAAGGATATAATGGAGTAAAAAGATGGACTAAAAag